attattcttCTCCACTAAATCCTTCTCTGGCTGGTCATAAGCTTTGGAAAAATCTTAAGGATAAAGGTGTTGGTAAACGTAAAAATAatacaggggtggaatcggctaaggtgattgttgataaatgacaatcaaaatgatagaatttgatctacataaggtgatagtcaaattgatacctaaaaagctatcacaaaaaaatgtgatagtcgttttcaaacaaatttgtttattccgaatagagctaccagacgcttacacaaacgactggaaaattttcttagttcactttgtttcttttaaaaaacacattcctgtgaccgacaaagcttacgacattcgaaaaaagtaagaaaagtaacaattttattcaaaatcagccaatttgaaacatttatttagatattttataagaatcaatttaaaatttcaccaaggcaacaacgaattttgacaatttgaatctgaaattgttcaatcgaattgaattgagttgaatcatcttacgcagacggaatgaaaatgatagtcaatttgactatcaaaaaattgatagtcaacaatcaccttagcagATTCCACCCCAGATAATGCTATTAACTGTGATGAATTGAATGCAAAATTTACATCTCTTTCATCTTTTGAACATCATGATAACTCCATTACTTTAAATTTGGAAGCTTACAGCCTAGGCTTTAGCTTTTCCAATGTGAATAAAGATGTtcttaaatctataaaatatcaGCTCTCATAAATGTAGTCGAAGAAATTAGAGAAAGTCTTGATAAGAACTATGTGACTTTCCCCACACTTTTAGACTtctcaaaagcatttgaaaatgttcatattttatgCACCAAACTACGAGATAAATTCCAGTTCGTGTCATCATCAGTGAAACtagttttttcatatttatcttCAAGGTATCAAGCAGTCTTTACTAATAATCAAACGTCTACCTTCCTTCCGCTAAGTTGAGGTGTCCCCGAAGAATCAATTTTGGGACCTCTTCTATTTaccatgtatgtatataaatgaacTGCCGTCTCTAGGATTTAACTCGTAGTTTCATTATGTATGCTGACGACCTTCAACTTCGATATAGCTGTTCTCTatgtttaattgaaaatggaGCTTATGAGATAAATAAAGACCTACACTGGTCTCAATCTAATGGGCTCTGTTTAAACCCAACCAAATCAAAAAGTCTTATTATTTCCAGAAACCCATTAAAAACGACATATTTTCCTCCAATACTGCTTGACAATATTCCAGTTTGGTTGTGTACTTCGCAACTTATCAATAATTTCGGAAACTGAATAAGTGTGTCCAAAAATGCTGCGGAAATCAGAATAGGTACTTGATTTGTcaatttgtaagaatatttcGGCAGCGGAGTCGGGCTTCATCAATAGGCGaatactttttaatttgaacacaCTATCACCGTGAACGAAATCACATGCTCGCTTAAAAGTGCTGATCCATTTCTTAGCATCGTAAGTATCATCAACAGAAAACAATGTTAAGGAATATTGAATGTCCTTAAACTAAGGTTGATACGAAGGCGACGACGAACttgtaaaattttcttcttGTCGAGCTAGTTCACGACGCAATTCAATAAGCTTAAGTTTCTTTTCAATCATCTGAATTTATTTATCCATTTCCAGGAACGGATTCTTGAATCTGTTGTGACAAATCAGAATTTAGAAtaatgagatgtcaaaaaaggaatccaaaggtatccaagaatttctggggtatttTCGTATTttacagaacagctgattcaacacatggttgaatttcaagaaacttgaaaattgatttcagctttttgtatttttggtaaacaaaaagatacaaaatgttagttgaagttgtattggaggatgttctgtacataatagacagTGAAGAAACTATTTGCCTCccaattttagaaggtaattatgatctatttttttaaactctaaaattgacttattttgttctcgttttgtagatgaccaatttgctaggtctATATCTAAatattgtcacttcataatagtcctcgtttctgttaggatagttttctgttaaacgtaaatcgtttaaaaccagAGATTTCACAAGGTAATTATTGATTGTATACATAGgattccaattgagctaagaggaaatttaacatagattacaaaTTAAGGttatatcttattttttaaattgttacgcacctatcaattcttcatcgtccgacgaatcaattgaattattcattaaatgttttatctttcaacaattttgttgagccgaaagttgtttttattttttgacagctatctcaacaCAGCTATTCAACTCGTTCAagaaggtatctaaaaatccacctatatAAGATACCCTATcgaacacgagattgaacgcagccattatgtaattgaaattttgtcagCCTCCATGACAGaatatttaagaacattttaacGGTGTTCAATAACTCCTTATGTTAAGTGTGGGACCctcctgattaaaagtctggatccaccCTTGCGTGAATTGATTACAAATTTCGTAATGGTACAGTAAAAGTACCTTatcttaaaagattttgaaaaactttttgctaaagtttttggagattttgtttttttctagatGTCTGTCGTaggaacttttgacattttaggtTTTgtcttttaagatttttgttttcatacatataaattcatattttttttaagattataaaataGTAATAAGTGTATATGTATGTTGTTATAAAAGTTACCTTatgtaatagattttttttcaggcTTAGCACACGAAAATGTCTAAGCCAATAGCCAGCTTCCAGGACATCAATTGACCGTATATTGTTGTTGTCCAAATAAACATCAACCACATCTCTGTAACATGCGTTGTCTAGCAAAGGCCTTATATCtgaaatctttaaataaaattgtaaatttaagttttaatagtAGTTTTATGTGGAGTTTGAAGAACACAAAATCTGACCTTATTATTTGTTGCatacaaaattgttgtattttttggtaGATATGACGGaagattgtaaaaatttaaactcgAACAGTTTATTGCATAGATTGGAGTTAAAGACTTCCCGTCTTCACTTTTCATTATATAATGAACTGAACAGCTGCAGTTTCTTAATTCCAAATGAGACTGGCATTCTTTCTTAGATACCTGTAAGTTTATTTGGTTAAAACGACGTTTAAAGTGTTTTGTATTAAGTTATTGAACAGGGGTTTATGTAAATATACTCTACATTAAGTACGAAATATTGCAGCGGAGTTAAGATTTAAATGTGAAGGGGAGGACTAATAATGCGTGACatttgggcaggttcagacgacataagggacttgaaaggaaggcaagtttctagtatctgattggccagcagccaaaaaattgccttccaatgaaggcaactttattggaagttcgactggaaagttagtcaagaaaaatcactaactatcaagtcaagtctacttctgccaaagtgaagtttttttcattgaacggaaagctgaactttatttctctatgatttatttattttctgcatagCTTTATTTAATGTGTTGTGTAAAAGGGGTTCCTTTGcaatttgtaaaagaaatataaataaaaagaaataaaaaatatttctttacagtacaaaatacaaatcgtgattgACTTGTACCTTGTCTGAAGAGTGTTTTGTAGGCAGTAATGTTTTTGATTGAGTTTATTTGTTGACCAGTTTGTGTAATAATTGTGATTTGTGAAgaaggcagcaacccctgccgaaacgttgggaaagttaatgtaacttaattgtttcattgcGAAAATTATAAGAACCAAAAAAGCCGACGGGAAACTATACTTCCACTAATCACaagtaatgtttttggtagtttttgtaccatgaacttaaagtagaggtttgtgaagtaaagttctgaattttaaatttatgacacttggaAAATTAACTTGTtgccttggttaaaatttacgttcaaagaatgaagttgactgcaagttaactcccttatgttgtctgaacctgcccattattaatttgattcttgttcttgaaaaataggGAAAAAACGCGACAAAGTCAAAAagggttgttgtttttgttttaaactattcTTGTGtcacaattcaattaaattaatttacaggTAAAACTAACATAAATGAACCGAGCAATTTGTCggtgttttgatatttatttattttttttaaatgtgtcatAAGTGGCCGTGAGATCGTTTTAAAAACGAGTACAACAAGGTCATGGCGAAAGAGAGCATCTCTGTGTCAACAGTAATACTTAGCTACATACAAACAGTTTAAAACCCTTCATCTTCAACCTCAGTGTTGGAAAATAACAatactaaacattttaattgttagtatgaatcaaaacaagaaacaaattttctttctctaccaaaaaatacagaaatgtATTGTTCTGATTTAGAGTGTTTGTGTTTTGTGCACAATTTATATCACCGtagcaaatttattaaaatttttcgtttaaaagAGTTTGAGAAttgagttgaaaattaattttctaccattcctgttttttttcttttgaacaatAATGGTTATTTGATATTCTTAAAACCAGAAATGTAAAGTCTTAATGTCTTTTAATATTAACAAGAGTCTATTATAAGAAAATACATACTTTTTAAAGTATGTCATTTGCTATTTGAAATTCGCTCACAAAACACCACGAGGAATACATTGACGGATTAGTAGAAGAGGAGGGATTAAATAgagaaagtttttgtaaatagcATGTTAAACCGTCCAACCCTACTATTTCCTTTCAGTCTTCTGAACAATTTCCCGAATTTTCTCCGCATATAATTACTATTCTTTTTTCACGAAATGCATTGATCCCTCATTGTTCATTTCGTTTCTAAATACCACTTCCTACTTCCAATTCTAGTATCGTGACGAAAACAGTTCTTATATAGCTTGTATACAAACCCTTTTATAGTATGCCACAATTGCTAGATTTCTCCCCTGATACTTTGGATCGGAGCATATCATATTATTTCTGTCAATTAGATTGGATTCTTTCTCTAGATTTAAAAGCCATCGTAAGCTGCGTGAGCAGTTCCAATTATTTCCTGTAAAGCTATGAGGATAATATATTCCAATCTTGTATAAAGTCAATTAATTCTATATCTTACCACTAAAATAGAGCTGTTCAAAGTGATTTGGAAGATTAATTGGTCCTTCCATGTACTTTAGTTTGTTGAATCTTAAATCAAGTATTTTGAGATTTCGAACATATTTTACAAGGTTAACATTTATGGTTGATAAGGCAgtgaatgaaatatttataacctaaaattaaaaagaagtatatacaaattaaatagggaaatataaattaaaatgtggtattgatagaaataataaatacatattctAAAAGGCTAATTTTTGGCGTGGAAGGAAACTAGTTGATATAAAAGTTGTAGGTAGTCTTAGCAAAGGTGATAACAAAAACGTTCGTCTGTCGGCACGTAGGGTTTCTGGGACAGAGTGCATCAAAAGTACAATTTTTccgaaaattgaaataatgagGGAAAATACTTCAAATGCATTGCATCGGGGTCGTAGGGGCCATGACACAGTcccccccccctgggagataattttttatttttgtagaaactCCCTTGAATATAAAACTATCGAATTGCGCAAATGGATATGACTCCcgctatatttttaattatttatttttatatatgaaaacaacatttttattttacttccttaaagtTTGTTTCCTTAAAGTACTACTTCTAACTGAGGACTGGACCGAAAACATAATATAAATGGAAAATTCAGCCTTTTTCCAATAACGCATCacaaatttatcaacttttgaccaatggatttgttagttttttatagacattttccaaaatgtgttttgttgtcaaaaacaacaaaaaattttggTTCACGCtatttagaatttggaaaaaatttagtaatgctttaaattattttcataattttttttttcttaaaaaagagcaaatatttaggttcttaaaaagaaaccttgaataagagatcttcAAATTGATATTAAGTTTAATTCCTGAAACTCGCCTTCAAATACATCTAAAAAATTCGTAATTCGTAAAAATGTCGAACTCGaacttttaatcaaacatgacgaaattaaaaaagtgtgaCCTTCGATTCCGTCCGTCTTTCTGTCTGTCTctcccttttttaaaaatgaacatatagatatttttcaaactttctctaaatttttacgaaactcaatatctcagaaagggttcaccatgtatgtttaaaacaaaatttaaaaatttatttgtaaaagttatttaaaaaaaagtctcttggtttattttgagaaataaagtgcatttaaaattgttgaaaaaaactttttttgctaatcttaaaatttaataaatatttttaaacagactttttggaagacataAGCAAGTTTTAGCAACCCAGGCCTGCAtttgatttctttcaaaattgattttctgttgaatacaaaaacttttaagatattaaaaattgatttattaaatctaCTAAGATTTATATTaacttcaataatataaatgtcccaaaaatagcaaaagtgacacttttgttaaaacactttattttcattttctgggtttttgatttgtttgtagcgttttttgcattaatagaaatggaaatAATGGAATATCCAAGTGCTCAGCGGAAATATTTGAAGAACATACAAATTCCAAGACTGACTAGTAACTAGTTAAAGTTACTTACTTTAACTAGTCTTTATTTCTTCACGTGGAAGTAAGGTGGCTTTCTCGCGGAAAAACACTGACGCGGCTTTTCAAAATGAGAGCTGAAGTTAGAACCTTCCCCATTGGCGACAACTTTACTTTGTATTGGGAACATGTTGTGttaagatatatttaaaaaataaatgatttgagtGTATCACTTCAGGGAAAGGTAATTTATTTCGATGCCAGTGAcaaaatagaagcatttaaaaataaaatccagttTTGGGCTGAATCTATACAAAATCGAAACCTAGTCAGCTTCCCAATGCTCAAAGACTTTAAAGAAGAAATCGATTTGGACATTCCCGATGCCATTTTAAATGAGGTTCATAACATTGCTGGATAGCTTCCCCCACTACTTTCCAGAGGAATTTCACTTGAACATTatggaaaatataataaacccGTACTCTACTGCGTTGGAAAAACCACCTTAACTGACATCGCTGCAGTTTGAGTACTTGATTGACCTGGCATAAGATTGTTCGATAAATAGAACTTTTTGCAACAGAGAAGTCCTTATCAGAATTCTGGTGTATGTTGAAAGACGATTTCAGTTAACTGTGAGAGAAAGCTAAAATAATTCTTCTGCCGTTTGCAACAACATACATATGCGAATCAGGGTTCTCTGCATATGTTGGAACAACAAAATTCCATCTTGATGCAGAGCCTGATATACACTTGTCCCAAATTCAACCAGATTTCAGATTTCAGCTTTATGCAAAAATAAGCAGGAAAATTATTCCCACTAAAAAGAAACTCCATATAATTATAgtacatttaatattattatgtaGTTCcttattaagttaagttaacattgttcttgttttttcgttgtataaattatttcctgaaatcaataaaacaaacgaaataaacaataaaaacttatttgatttgCTAAATGTAACTGTGAAAAATGACATATATGCGCAGCGAAGTGCTCCGCGTGAATTTTCTTATGCCAAAAGTTCTCCGCGGCTAAAGAAAGATAGGAAACCGCTgatctaaactattgtgttctAGCtcttgtcactttagcccttgaaatgtgtaaatgtaaggttaagattcacattatgttatttaaatttggtCAGCCTCCTTTAAGAGcgttgcacatgagagcgaacaacgaatgaacgaatagacgaacaaacgtgattttacacatttcaaaaagtcaatttcaaacaaaaacacaattaaattataaaaaaccaattgacacttatgttgggataataaaatttgcattttgttctctaaaacaagacaattttgtaaaaacaatttgttagcaACGAATTGCAAtttggttgctacgaactgtcaaactctattagcgttccacatacaatccactgcaacgaataaattgttcgcgctcaacttaaccttaaaattatatctcttattttgtttgttgaaaagggtaattataaattgacagttcgtcgctgtctgcgaatagaaacaaagctcatgtgaaaaaagt
This window of the Eupeodes corollae chromosome 3, idEupCoro1.1, whole genome shotgun sequence genome carries:
- the LOC129950958 gene encoding protein singed wings 2 isoform X2, which produces MEGPINLPNHFEQLYFSGNNWNCSRSLRWLLNLEKESNLIDRNNMICSDPKYQGRNLAIVAYYKRVSKKECQSHLELRNCSCSVHYIMKSEDGKSLTPIYAINCSSLNFYNLPSYLPKNTTILYATNNKISDIRPLLDNACYRDVVDVYLDNNNIRSIDVLEAGYWLRHFRVLSLKKNLLHKLPVHAIDNALENNLNAVKLQLSLNPWACDCKFVMRFREILMKYNTIIRDSWNVTCNLTNEENQSVETTILSLQHIDVCKLPTNNSIFALDILNCVLTSLILFVLFKLGYDYYYYKNYGRLPWIITKMP
- the LOC129950958 gene encoding protein singed wings 2 isoform X1, giving the protein MKHFPEVTHLDISYGNLTNIVTNFPDSPFLQVINISFTALSTINVNLVKYVRNLKILDLRFNKLKYMEGPINLPNHFEQLYFSGNNWNCSRSLRWLLNLEKESNLIDRNNMICSDPKYQGRNLAIVAYYKRVSKKECQSHLELRNCSCSVHYIMKSEDGKSLTPIYAINCSSLNFYNLPSYLPKNTTILYATNNKISDIRPLLDNACYRDVVDVYLDNNNIRSIDVLEAGYWLRHFRVLSLKKNLLHKLPVHAIDNALENNLNAVKLQLSLNPWACDCKFVMRFREILMKYNTIIRDSWNVTCNLTNEENQSVETTILSLQHIDVCKLPTNNSIFALDILNCVLTSLILFVLFKLGYDYYYYKNYGRLPWIITKMP